In Duganella zoogloeoides, a single genomic region encodes these proteins:
- a CDS encoding ABC transporter substrate-binding protein has product MTDTSNPLHLCASSDCDCGMTRRDFLRMSALSTAAGAAPLLFAGDAMARQAPKGDDQPVKIGYLPITDATPLLVAHGRKLFEAEGLQAEAPRLFRSWAQIVEAFVSGQVNVIHLLSPATMSVRYGARFPAKVVAWNHVNGSALTVAKEINQVTDLGGKTVAIPFWYSIHNILLQQILAKSGLSVVTKGREGTIGAREVNLVVLPPAEMVSALASKSIAGFIVAEPFNALAETNGVGKILRFSGDVWKNHACCVTFLSERDINTRPEWAQRVTNAIVKAQLWTRTNQLDTARLLSNTDSHRYTPHALQVLSKVLTVTDYADYEKRGIIVHKNWNQRRIDFQPYPFASYTEQMVRALKTTRLEGDTGFLDKLDPAFVARDLVDDRFVRKAITAVGGPGAFGLPANLLRTETLAV; this is encoded by the coding sequence ATGACCGATACCAGCAACCCGCTCCACCTCTGCGCTTCGTCCGATTGCGACTGCGGCATGACCCGCCGCGACTTCCTGCGCATGTCGGCGCTCAGTACCGCCGCCGGCGCCGCGCCGCTGCTGTTTGCCGGCGACGCCATGGCCCGCCAGGCGCCCAAGGGCGACGACCAGCCGGTCAAGATCGGCTACCTGCCGATTACCGACGCCACGCCGCTGCTGGTCGCCCATGGCCGCAAGCTGTTCGAGGCGGAAGGCTTGCAGGCCGAGGCGCCGCGCCTGTTCCGCAGTTGGGCACAGATCGTCGAAGCGTTCGTGTCGGGCCAGGTCAACGTGATCCACCTGCTGTCGCCGGCCACCATGTCGGTGCGCTACGGCGCCAGGTTCCCGGCCAAGGTGGTGGCGTGGAACCACGTGAACGGCTCCGCCCTCACGGTGGCCAAGGAGATCAACCAGGTCACTGATCTCGGTGGCAAAACGGTGGCGATTCCGTTCTGGTACTCGATCCACAACATCCTGCTGCAGCAAATCCTCGCCAAGTCCGGGCTGTCGGTGGTGACCAAGGGCCGTGAAGGCACCATTGGCGCGCGAGAAGTCAATTTGGTGGTGTTGCCGCCGGCAGAGATGGTGTCCGCGCTGGCCAGCAAATCGATCGCCGGCTTCATCGTGGCCGAGCCGTTCAACGCGCTGGCCGAGACCAACGGCGTGGGCAAGATCCTGCGTTTCTCGGGCGACGTCTGGAAGAACCATGCGTGCTGCGTGACGTTCCTGTCCGAGCGCGACATCAACACCCGTCCGGAGTGGGCGCAGCGCGTGACCAATGCCATCGTCAAGGCCCAGCTGTGGACCCGCACCAACCAGCTCGATACCGCGCGCCTGCTGTCGAACACCGACTCGCACCGCTACACGCCGCACGCGCTGCAAGTGCTGTCCAAGGTGCTCACCGTGACCGATTACGCCGACTACGAAAAACGCGGCATCATCGTCCACAAGAACTGGAACCAGCGCCGCATCGACTTCCAGCCGTACCCGTTCGCGTCGTACACCGAGCAGATGGTGCGCGCATTGAAAACCACGCGCCTCGAAGGCGACACCGGCTTCCTCGACAAGCTCGATCCCGCCTTTGTCGCGCGCGACCTGGTGGATGACCGCTTCGTGCGCAAGGCTATTACCGCCGTCGGCGGCCCGGGCGCGTTCGGCCTGCCGGCCAACCTGCTGCGCACCGAAACGCTGGCGGTCTGA
- a CDS encoding ABC transporter ATP-binding protein gives MSILNARVDVADGWALQGQGLGFAYAGAAPTFEHIDIGVRTREIVALLGGSGCGKSTLLRVLAGLQAPSSGTLTFLDAPLTAPSPRSALVFQQASLLPWLNVTANVGFGLDFSRQPKIARAEHDQRVQAAIEAVGLAGSERRYPAALSGGMAQRVALARALARQPALLFADEPFSALDAITRAEMQTLLVDVVHRWHSAVLLVTHDIDEAILVADRIVLMGGQPGRIMHEWQVDLPRPRLADTQAISALRLEILAALHGVRAAA, from the coding sequence ATGAGCATCCTCAACGCCAGGGTGGACGTGGCCGATGGCTGGGCCTTGCAAGGTCAGGGCCTGGGCTTTGCCTATGCCGGCGCCGCGCCCACGTTCGAGCACATCGACATTGGCGTGCGCACGCGCGAAATCGTCGCCCTGCTGGGCGGCAGCGGCTGCGGCAAATCGACGCTGCTGCGGGTGCTGGCCGGCTTGCAGGCGCCGTCCAGCGGCACCCTGACCTTCCTCGATGCACCATTGACCGCACCGAGCCCGCGCAGTGCGCTGGTGTTCCAGCAAGCGAGCCTGCTGCCGTGGCTGAACGTCACCGCCAACGTGGGCTTCGGCCTCGATTTTTCGCGACAGCCAAAGATCGCGCGCGCCGAACATGACCAGCGCGTGCAGGCCGCCATCGAAGCCGTGGGCCTGGCCGGCAGCGAGCGCCGGTATCCCGCCGCGCTGTCGGGCGGCATGGCGCAGCGCGTGGCGCTGGCCCGCGCACTGGCGCGCCAGCCGGCGCTGCTGTTTGCCGACGAACCGTTTTCCGCGCTCGACGCGATTACCCGCGCCGAGATGCAGACGCTGCTGGTCGACGTGGTGCACCGCTGGCACAGCGCCGTGCTGCTGGTCACGCACGATATCGACGAAGCGATCCTGGTGGCCGACCGCATCGTCCTGATGGGCGGCCAGCCGGGGCGCATCATGCACGAATGGCAGGTCGATCTGCCGCGTCCGCGGCTGGCCGATACGCAGGCGATCAGCGCGCTGCGGCTCGAGATCCTGGCGGCGCTGCACGGCGTGCGCGCCGCCGCATAA
- the bamC gene encoding outer membrane protein assembly factor BamC — MASLTGCGMINSVIGNDKVDYKGAKKAVPLDVPPDLTQLQKDSRYAQPDSTNGVATASGYNAARSAAAVADGTAVVPGQPAVGTVVPTSINDIKVERDGNQRWLVIKQTPEQLWPQLTQFWEDAGFKLSQEVPAAGIMETDWTENRAKIPQDFIRNTIGKVFDSVYSTGERDKFRTRIERRADGASEIYISHRGVQEVLQGAQKETAIWTSRPNDPGLEAEFLAKLMTRLGNADEKKDAPGVKNAVDSAVVQPQHASLVGTGADRYVQVDEGFDRAWRRVGLALDRAGFTVEDRDRTTGTYFVRYIDDTVESKGFFSKLFSWGSSSEADKEAQRYRIQVKAGEANTSAVTVLTNAGAPVATPVGDKIMGVLYDQLK; from the coding sequence ATGGCCAGCCTCACCGGTTGCGGCATGATCAATTCGGTCATCGGCAACGACAAGGTCGATTACAAGGGCGCCAAGAAGGCCGTACCGCTCGACGTGCCGCCGGATCTGACGCAACTGCAAAAAGACAGCCGCTACGCCCAGCCCGATTCCACCAACGGCGTGGCCACCGCTTCTGGCTACAACGCCGCGCGCTCGGCCGCTGCGGTGGCCGATGGCACTGCCGTGGTGCCTGGTCAGCCGGCGGTTGGCACCGTGGTGCCCACCTCGATCAACGATATCAAGGTCGAACGCGATGGTAATCAGCGCTGGCTGGTGATCAAGCAGACGCCCGAGCAACTGTGGCCGCAACTGACCCAGTTCTGGGAAGATGCAGGCTTCAAGCTGTCGCAGGAAGTTCCGGCGGCCGGCATCATGGAAACCGACTGGACCGAAAACCGCGCCAAGATTCCGCAAGATTTTATTCGTAACACCATCGGCAAGGTCTTCGATTCGGTCTATTCGACCGGCGAGCGCGACAAATTCCGTACCCGCATCGAACGCCGCGCCGACGGCGCCAGCGAAATCTACATCAGCCACCGTGGCGTGCAGGAAGTGCTGCAAGGCGCGCAAAAGGAAACCGCGATCTGGACCTCACGTCCGAACGATCCGGGCCTGGAAGCGGAATTCCTGGCCAAGCTGATGACCCGCCTGGGCAATGCCGACGAGAAGAAGGATGCGCCTGGCGTCAAGAACGCCGTCGATTCGGCCGTGGTACAGCCACAGCACGCATCGCTGGTCGGCACCGGCGCCGACCGCTACGTGCAGGTTGATGAAGGCTTCGACCGTGCCTGGCGCCGCGTGGGCCTGGCGCTGGACCGTGCCGGCTTCACCGTGGAAGACCGCGACCGCACCACCGGCACCTATTTCGTGCGCTATATCGACGATACGGTCGAGAGCAAGGGTTTCTTCAGCAAGCTGTTCAGCTGGGGCTCGTCGTCGGAAGCGGACAAGGAAGCCCAGCGCTACCGCATCCAGGTCAAGGCCGGCGAAGCCAATACCAGCGCCGTTACCGTGCTCACCAATGCCGGCGCGCCGGTGGCGACCCCGGTCGGCGACAAGATCATGGGCGTGCTGTACGACCAGCTCAAATAA
- a CDS encoding ABC transporter permease: MAKPLNRPARAALALAGFGAALALWQLGVTSLEQETPIAASFAPLEAFRALFQLLQGDYIWRDIGLSLRRVAYGLAAAVAIGVPLGVLVGSSRRVAAALMPLFQLLRMVSPLSWMPLAVMTLGVGDAPVYFLLAFAAVWPILLNTATGVARLDPNWLLLARSLSATPTETVLRVVLPGITADILTGVRLAIGIIWIVLVPAEMLGVSAGLGYFILDARDRLAYNELMAAIVLIGLLGFALDWLARWAHARWLHTR; this comes from the coding sequence ATGGCAAAACCGTTGAACCGTCCCGCGCGCGCGGCCCTGGCGCTGGCCGGTTTCGGCGCGGCGCTGGCGCTGTGGCAGCTGGGCGTGACGTCGCTGGAACAGGAGACGCCAATCGCGGCGTCGTTCGCGCCGCTCGAAGCGTTCCGCGCATTATTCCAGCTGCTGCAGGGCGACTACATCTGGCGCGACATCGGCCTCAGTTTGCGGCGCGTCGCCTACGGACTGGCGGCAGCGGTGGCCATCGGCGTGCCGCTGGGCGTGCTGGTGGGCAGTTCGCGCCGGGTGGCGGCCGCGCTGATGCCACTGTTCCAGCTGCTGCGCATGGTGTCGCCGCTGTCGTGGATGCCGCTGGCGGTGATGACGCTGGGCGTGGGTGATGCGCCCGTGTACTTCCTGCTGGCGTTTGCGGCCGTGTGGCCGATCCTGCTCAACACTGCCACCGGCGTGGCGCGGCTCGATCCCAACTGGCTGCTGCTGGCGCGCAGCCTGTCGGCCACGCCGACGGAAACCGTGCTGCGCGTGGTCCTGCCGGGCATCACGGCCGACATCCTGACCGGCGTGCGGCTGGCGATCGGCATCATCTGGATCGTGCTGGTGCCGGCCGAAATGCTGGGCGTGTCGGCGGGCCTCGGCTACTTCATCCTCGATGCGCGCGACCGCCTCGCGTACAACGAGCTGATGGCGGCGATCGTGCTGATCGGCCTGCTGGGCTTTGCGCTGGACTGGCTGGCGCGCTGGGCGCACGCGCGCTGGCTGCATACCAGGTAA
- a CDS encoding cupin domain-containing protein — protein MQKLPLLGDITPAQFLRDYWHKKPLLIRDAIPGFKPLLTLDALAKLASTNHAESRLITAVDGQWDMQHGPIETLPARTEREWTMLVQGVNLFDAKADALLRQFRFLPDARLDDLMVSFATDGGGVGPHFDSYDVFLLQAQGQRRWRIGPQKDLSLIEGLPLKILANFTPDEEFVLEPGDMLYLPPHYAHDGVAIGDCQTYSIGFRSPSYQELGEGFLQFMADSIDLPGRYGDPELQATNKPAEIPRDMLETIIEEMNKVRFTEDDITIFLGEYMSEPKHNVFFTGPAKPLTFGKFGDAVAKKGLVLSRKTQMLYRGKNVFINGESFGVGRADKTTLELLANQRALTGEQFAGASDDVLEALYTWYQDGWVELG, from the coding sequence ATGCAAAAATTACCTCTCCTCGGCGATATCACGCCGGCGCAGTTCCTGCGCGACTACTGGCATAAAAAGCCCCTGCTGATCCGTGACGCCATCCCCGGCTTCAAGCCGCTGCTGACGCTGGACGCACTGGCCAAGCTTGCCTCCACCAACCATGCCGAATCGCGCCTGATCACGGCCGTCGACGGCCAGTGGGACATGCAGCACGGTCCGATCGAAACCCTGCCCGCCCGCACCGAGCGCGAATGGACCATGCTGGTCCAGGGCGTGAACCTGTTCGACGCCAAGGCCGACGCCCTGCTGCGCCAGTTCCGCTTCCTGCCCGACGCACGCCTGGACGACCTGATGGTCAGCTTTGCCACCGATGGCGGCGGCGTCGGTCCTCACTTCGATTCGTACGACGTGTTCCTGCTGCAGGCGCAAGGCCAGCGCCGCTGGCGCATCGGCCCGCAAAAAGACCTGAGCCTGATCGAGGGCCTGCCTTTGAAGATACTGGCGAATTTCACGCCCGACGAAGAATTCGTGCTTGAACCGGGCGACATGCTGTACCTGCCGCCCCACTACGCCCATGACGGCGTGGCCATCGGCGACTGCCAGACCTATTCCATCGGCTTCCGTTCGCCGTCGTACCAGGAGCTGGGCGAAGGCTTCCTGCAATTCATGGCCGACTCGATCGACCTGCCGGGCCGCTACGGCGATCCGGAACTGCAAGCGACCAACAAGCCGGCCGAGATTCCACGCGATATGTTGGAGACCATCATCGAAGAGATGAACAAGGTGCGCTTCACCGAGGACGACATCACCATTTTCCTCGGCGAGTACATGTCGGAGCCGAAGCACAATGTGTTCTTCACCGGTCCGGCGAAACCGCTCACGTTCGGCAAGTTCGGCGACGCGGTGGCGAAAAAAGGCCTGGTCCTGTCGCGCAAGACGCAGATGCTGTATCGCGGCAAAAACGTCTTCATCAACGGCGAATCGTTTGGCGTGGGCCGCGCCGACAAAACCACCCTGGAGCTGCTGGCCAACCAGCGCGCCCTGACCGGTGAACAGTTCGCCGGCGCGTCCGACGACGTGCTCGAAGCGCTGTACACGTGGTACCAGGACGGCTGGGTGGAGCTCGGTTGA
- a CDS encoding AraC family transcriptional regulator has protein sequence MTPASSVAFSDKLAQWLLNSIELDAAALHVGRYCGPWRASTAGRALASFHLVLAGDCYLHIAGEAPIHLRARDGVFLTRDVSHFLSPSPDPAAPLARQPMQTLSVPAAPTDTANAGLACGFFSFSGALGPLVIGSFPDVLVCRSDEPSLAHTAALFDLILAEAGDPERPSPLIARLVELLFFYLIRHAARQETLGAGILALAQRGEFMALLDRMLASPGDDWSIARMAQAANMSRAAFCKHFTEAGGIPPAQFLLRLRMRLASQRLGAGDSVEQAAGHVGYQSYAAFTRAFKRVVGEQPGAYRRHGRDVRA, from the coding sequence ATGACCCCCGCCTCCTCCGTTGCCTTCTCCGATAAGCTGGCCCAGTGGCTGTTGAACAGCATCGAACTCGATGCCGCCGCCCTGCACGTGGGCCGGTATTGCGGTCCGTGGCGCGCGTCCACTGCCGGCCGTGCACTGGCCAGCTTCCACCTGGTGCTGGCGGGCGACTGCTACCTGCACATTGCCGGCGAGGCGCCCATCCACCTGCGCGCGCGCGACGGCGTGTTTCTCACGCGCGATGTATCGCACTTCCTCAGTCCATCGCCAGATCCTGCCGCCCCGCTCGCGCGCCAGCCGATGCAAACGCTGTCGGTGCCGGCCGCACCGACAGACACCGCCAATGCCGGCCTCGCGTGCGGCTTTTTCAGTTTCAGCGGCGCGCTCGGACCGCTGGTGATCGGTTCGTTCCCCGATGTCCTGGTGTGCCGCAGCGACGAGCCGTCGCTGGCGCATACGGCTGCGCTGTTCGACCTGATCCTGGCCGAAGCGGGCGATCCGGAACGCCCTTCCCCGCTGATCGCGCGCCTGGTGGAACTGCTGTTCTTTTACCTGATCCGCCACGCCGCACGCCAGGAAACGCTGGGGGCCGGCATCCTGGCCCTGGCCCAGCGTGGCGAATTCATGGCCCTGCTCGACCGCATGCTGGCCAGCCCCGGCGACGACTGGAGCATCGCGCGCATGGCGCAGGCAGCAAACATGTCGCGCGCGGCTTTTTGCAAGCACTTCACCGAGGCTGGCGGCATCCCGCCAGCGCAATTCCTGCTGCGCCTGCGCATGCGGCTGGCCAGCCAGCGCCTCGGCGCCGGCGACTCGGTCGAGCAGGCGGCCGGCCACGTGGGCTACCAGTCGTATGCGGCGTTCACGCGCGCCTTCAAGCGCGTGGTGGGCGAGCAGCCGGGCGCTTACCGCCGGCACGGTCGAGACGTTCGAGCATAA
- the dapA gene encoding 4-hydroxy-tetrahydrodipicolinate synthase — protein sequence MIKGSIVAIVTPMHADGSLDFEGLNKLIDWHIAEGTNSIVIAGTTGESATVSVEEHCALIKATVAHAKGRIPIIAGAGGNSTAEAIKLSRFAKEAGADATLQVVPYYNRPTQEGMYQHFKAIAEAVDLPVILYNVPGRTVADMSNDTILRLAKIPNIVGVKDATGNIARGFDLLRLAPGDFAVYSGDDPTAMALMLAGGAGNISVTANVMPKAMAEMCAAAIAGDVAKAVPLNNLMFPLHQKLFIEPNPVPVKWALAEMGKMPAGIRLPLVPLADDCHAAVRAALVEAGVL from the coding sequence ATGATCAAGGGCAGCATAGTAGCAATCGTCACCCCGATGCACGCAGACGGTAGTCTGGACTTCGAGGGTTTGAACAAGCTGATCGACTGGCACATTGCCGAAGGTACGAACAGCATCGTCATCGCCGGCACCACCGGCGAATCGGCCACCGTCAGCGTGGAAGAACACTGCGCGCTGATCAAGGCGACGGTTGCGCATGCCAAGGGCCGCATCCCGATCATCGCCGGCGCGGGTGGCAACTCCACCGCCGAAGCGATCAAGCTCTCGCGCTTTGCCAAGGAAGCCGGCGCCGACGCCACCCTGCAAGTGGTCCCTTACTACAACCGTCCTACGCAAGAGGGTATGTACCAGCACTTCAAGGCGATTGCCGAAGCGGTGGACTTGCCGGTGATTCTGTACAACGTGCCGGGCCGTACCGTGGCCGACATGAGCAACGACACCATCCTGCGCCTGGCCAAGATCCCCAACATCGTGGGCGTCAAGGATGCCACCGGCAATATCGCGCGCGGTTTCGACCTGCTGCGCCTGGCGCCAGGCGACTTCGCGGTCTATTCCGGTGACGACCCCACCGCCATGGCGCTGATGCTTGCCGGCGGCGCCGGCAATATCTCGGTTACCGCCAACGTCATGCCAAAAGCCATGGCCGAAATGTGCGCCGCCGCCATTGCCGGCGACGTTGCCAAGGCCGTGCCACTGAACAACCTGATGTTCCCGCTGCACCAGAAGCTGTTCATCGAACCGAATCCGGTGCCGGTCAAGTGGGCCCTGGCCGAGATGGGCAAGATGCCAGCCGGTATCCGCCTGCCGCTGGTGCCGCTGGCCGACGATTGCCACGCCGCTGTCCGCGCGGCCCTGGTTGAGGCCGGCGTCCTGTAA
- a CDS encoding proline dehydrogenase family protein, with protein sequence MSAPPAFPAQWQPLVDQAASALRALALDEHAKEKFCNDPLLQPLMHKVSQRYVAGQTVAQALARVESIIARGHAASAEYMGESVRDEAFAMAETEVFMDLVAGIGQNNLNCSISLDLSHVGSLVDVELGYRNLRRIALAAAEINREVMISMEGVDRADDIYAVYTRLHQQDGLHNVGITVPARRHRTAADLPAMMKLPGRIRLVKGAYLDPDEQSWQRNSAELAAVYRGFARELLASGHKCSIATHDRTIQAELVALIQQERIDPRWYEFESLIGLGTEQIDGLNARGYPTREYAVFGAEHFLYVLNRIAEEPIWVYQAVVDVMQPG encoded by the coding sequence ATGTCGGCGCCACCAGCGTTCCCCGCCCAATGGCAGCCGTTGGTGGACCAGGCCGCCAGCGCGCTGCGGGCGCTGGCCCTCGACGAGCACGCCAAGGAAAAATTCTGCAATGACCCGCTGTTGCAGCCATTGATGCACAAGGTGTCGCAGCGCTACGTGGCGGGCCAGACCGTGGCCCAGGCGCTGGCGCGGGTGGAGTCCATCATCGCCCGCGGCCATGCGGCCTCGGCCGAGTACATGGGCGAGAGCGTGCGCGACGAGGCGTTCGCCATGGCCGAAACCGAGGTCTTCATGGACCTGGTTGCCGGCATCGGCCAGAACAACCTCAACTGCTCGATCTCGCTCGACCTCTCGCACGTGGGCTCGCTGGTGGACGTGGAACTCGGCTACCGCAACCTGCGCCGCATTGCGCTGGCCGCCGCCGAGATCAACCGCGAGGTGATGATCTCGATGGAAGGCGTGGACCGCGCCGACGACATCTATGCCGTGTACACGCGCCTGCACCAGCAAGACGGCTTGCACAACGTCGGCATCACGGTGCCGGCACGGCGCCACCGCACGGCTGCCGACCTGCCCGCGATGATGAAGCTGCCGGGCCGCATCCGGCTGGTCAAGGGCGCCTACCTGGACCCCGACGAGCAGTCCTGGCAGCGTAACAGCGCGGAGCTGGCAGCCGTGTACCGGGGCTTTGCGCGCGAGTTGCTGGCTAGCGGCCACAAGTGCTCTATCGCCACCCATGACCGCACCATTCAAGCCGAACTGGTGGCGCTGATCCAGCAGGAACGCATCGATCCGCGCTGGTACGAATTCGAATCGCTGATCGGCCTCGGCACCGAGCAAATCGACGGTTTGAACGCACGCGGCTACCCCACCCGCGAATACGCGGTATTCGGCGCCGAGCACTTTTTATATGTGCTCAACCGCATTGCCGAAGAGCCGATCTGGGTGTACCAGGCGGTCGTCGATGTGATGCAACCTGGCTAA
- a CDS encoding FKBP-type peptidyl-prolyl cis-trans isomerase — translation MKIAKNTVVTVNYKLSDAQDNLIEDGRQPMVYLHGGYENTLPKIEEELDGKEVGYSSIIQIEPEDAFGEYDAALVKVEPRNRLPEPLEVGMQFEGTPDSDSDDEALIFTVTDIADDKVVLDGNHPLAGMALRFSLEVAEVREATEEEIAHGHVHGAHGHHHGHDDDEGEEGDHVAIHPIH, via the coding sequence ATGAAGATTGCCAAGAACACGGTCGTGACTGTGAATTACAAACTGTCCGATGCCCAGGACAATCTGATCGAAGACGGCCGCCAGCCGATGGTTTACCTGCACGGCGGTTACGAGAACACGCTGCCTAAAATCGAGGAAGAACTCGACGGCAAGGAAGTCGGCTACTCCTCCATCATCCAGATCGAACCGGAAGACGCGTTCGGCGAGTACGACGCCGCCCTGGTCAAGGTCGAGCCACGCAATCGCCTGCCGGAGCCACTGGAAGTCGGCATGCAATTCGAAGGCACGCCCGATAGCGACAGCGACGACGAAGCACTGATCTTCACCGTCACCGACATCGCCGACGACAAGGTCGTCCTGGACGGCAACCACCCGCTGGCCGGCATGGCCCTGCGCTTCTCGCTGGAAGTGGCGGAAGTGCGCGAAGCGACCGAAGAAGAAATCGCCCACGGCCACGTGCACGGCGCCCATGGCCATCACCACGGTCATGACGATGATGAAGGCGAAGAAGGCGATCACGTTGCGATCCACCCGATTCACTAA
- a CDS encoding carboxymuconolactone decarboxylase family protein codes for MSRLILHTLDSAPADSRPFVEKAIANNGYLPNLIGVLANAPQALETYLTVSGINARTSLTLDEREVVQLTAANIHGCDFCTAGHSAIALKKANLAPEVVRALQTNVPTGVAKLDAVQRFATAVIARRGAVDDADLQAFIDAGYNQQQALEVVLGVSLATLCNFANSLAGTPVNPQLQPYLPGAV; via the coding sequence ATGTCCCGTCTTATCCTGCACACCCTCGACAGCGCGCCAGCCGACAGCCGCCCCTTCGTTGAAAAAGCCATCGCCAACAATGGCTACCTGCCCAACCTGATCGGCGTTCTGGCCAATGCGCCGCAGGCGCTGGAAACCTACCTGACTGTTTCGGGCATCAACGCCCGCACCAGCCTCACGCTCGACGAGCGCGAAGTCGTGCAACTGACGGCCGCCAACATCCACGGCTGCGACTTCTGCACCGCCGGCCACTCGGCCATCGCCCTCAAGAAAGCCAACCTGGCGCCGGAAGTGGTGCGCGCCCTGCAAACCAATGTCCCGACCGGCGTGGCCAAACTCGACGCCGTGCAGCGCTTCGCCACCGCAGTCATCGCCCGCCGTGGCGCCGTGGACGACGCCGATCTGCAAGCCTTCATCGACGCCGGCTACAACCAGCAGCAGGCGCTGGAAGTGGTGCTGGGCGTGAGCCTGGCCACGCTGTGCAACTTCGCCAACAGCCTGGCCGGCACGCCGGTCAATCCGCAGCTGCAACCCTATCTGCCCGGCGCGGTTTAA
- a CDS encoding acyl-CoA dehydrogenase family protein encodes MAALHDWLARYADTLDQSESLADEVMPALAAHGCFRAGVPVAMNGAGGDVRDAILGIADIARHSLTAAFVYWGQRSFIEYLLQSPNAALRERLLPDLLDGTLAGATGLSNAMKFLSGMEPLQINAVPDGDGWNLDGKLAWITNLRPQRFVAAAAVAPVTAAPPAIVMFESSAAGVHRSDNLQLIALRGSHTAAVRIEQVAVPPANIISADAPSWLPRVRPAFLGMQCGMSIGLAQASLDAAAKAAGAATGRGQLADDIGAAREALAQHTAQLLDGVASGRFVAEAPAMFKLRIGIAGIVRDAVTLELHAKGGHAYLEAQQDGFARRLRESAFIPVITPSITQLQAALAKHAGGNR; translated from the coding sequence ATGGCAGCGCTCCACGACTGGCTGGCGCGTTACGCGGACACGCTCGACCAATCCGAATCGCTGGCCGATGAAGTGATGCCGGCGCTGGCCGCGCATGGCTGCTTCAGGGCCGGCGTGCCGGTGGCAATGAACGGCGCCGGCGGCGACGTGCGCGACGCCATCCTCGGCATCGCCGACATCGCCCGCCATTCGCTGACGGCGGCCTTTGTATATTGGGGCCAGCGCAGCTTCATCGAATACCTGCTGCAAAGCCCCAATGCGGCGCTGCGCGAGCGGCTGCTGCCCGACCTGCTCGATGGCACGCTGGCCGGCGCCACCGGCCTGTCGAACGCGATGAAATTCCTGTCCGGGATGGAGCCGCTGCAAATCAACGCCGTGCCCGACGGCGACGGCTGGAACCTCGACGGCAAGCTGGCCTGGATCACCAACCTGCGCCCGCAGCGCTTCGTCGCCGCGGCGGCCGTCGCCCCGGTCACCGCTGCGCCGCCGGCAATCGTCATGTTCGAGAGCAGCGCGGCCGGCGTGCACCGCAGCGACAACCTGCAACTGATCGCCCTGCGCGGCAGCCACACTGCCGCCGTGCGCATCGAACAGGTGGCGGTGCCGCCTGCGAACATCATCAGCGCCGACGCACCCAGCTGGCTGCCACGCGTGCGGCCTGCTTTTCTGGGCATGCAGTGCGGGATGTCGATCGGGCTGGCGCAGGCCAGCCTGGACGCAGCAGCCAAGGCTGCAGGCGCCGCCACCGGGCGCGGCCAGCTGGCCGACGACATCGGCGCCGCGCGCGAGGCGCTGGCGCAGCACACGGCGCAACTGCTTGACGGCGTGGCCAGCGGCCGCTTCGTGGCCGAGGCGCCAGCCATGTTCAAGCTGCGCATCGGCATCGCCGGCATCGTGCGCGACGCCGTCACGCTGGAGCTGCACGCCAAGGGCGGCCATGCCTACCTGGAAGCGCAGCAGGACGGCTTTGCCCGGCGCCTGCGCGAATCGGCCTTTATCCCCGTGATCACGCCGAGCATTACGCAGTTGCAGGCGGCGCTGGCCAAGCACGCGGGCGGCAATCGATGA